The following coding sequences are from one Primulina eburnea isolate SZY01 chromosome 15, ASM2296580v1, whole genome shotgun sequence window:
- the LOC140814456 gene encoding 3-isopropylmalate dehydratase large subunit, chloroplastic-like, protein MASSAITPRSPFHVDQKDVGISYFCTQPSFSFSAQSSKKRASKKIVSVMAPQQSERKPATTGAVKTGMTMTEKTLARASEKTQLSPGDNVWVNVDV, encoded by the exons CTTCCTCTGCCATCACACCACGGTCCCCATTTCACGTAGATCAG AAAGATGTGGGCATTTCGTATTTCTGTACACAGCCTTCGTTTTCATTTTCTGCTCAATCTTCCAAAAAAAGGGCTTCAAAGAAAATTGTATCTGTGATGGCACCGCAGCAGTCGGAGCGCAAGCCCGCCACCACTGGCGCG GTCAAGACTGGGATGACAATGACTGAGAAAACACTGGCAAGAGCTTCGGAGAAAACGCAGTTGAGCCCGGGTGATAATGTGTGGGTCAATGTGGATGTTTGA